The proteins below come from a single Nocardioides eburneiflavus genomic window:
- a CDS encoding PDR/VanB family oxidoreductase: MTTSAHPDWATGRVLATTPVAAGVQRITIHRPARPAHGRAAPGSHLDVRVPIGEGTDLRSYSIVESDDEGSTLTISVLRMPQSRGGSAFMHTLAPGDELQVTQPLQNFPLNVTAPRHVLLAGGIGITALAAMAAVLRRVDADYTLVYVGRSRERMAYVDELARLHGDRLQLHVDAERTPLDVAGLVASIGSHRLGTATELYMCGPIRLMDAVRREWDTAGLPPAHLRFETFGNSGWFLPEEFVVTIPQRAVEATVRSNETILEALTRAGVDLMYDCRKGECGLCLLDVERVDGTLDHRDVFLSGAQKAAGRSISTCVSRVARTGSSTPTLSLTLP; encoded by the coding sequence ATGACCACCAGCGCCCACCCCGACTGGGCCACCGGCCGGGTCCTCGCCACCACCCCGGTCGCGGCAGGCGTCCAGCGGATCACCATCCACCGGCCCGCCCGCCCCGCCCACGGTCGGGCGGCGCCGGGCAGCCACCTCGACGTACGGGTCCCGATCGGTGAGGGGACCGACCTCCGATCCTACTCCATCGTCGAGTCCGACGACGAGGGATCAACCCTGACGATCAGCGTGCTGAGGATGCCGCAGTCGCGCGGCGGCTCAGCCTTCATGCACACCCTCGCCCCGGGCGACGAGCTCCAGGTCACCCAGCCGCTGCAGAACTTCCCCCTCAACGTCACCGCCCCGCGACACGTGCTGCTCGCCGGCGGCATCGGCATCACCGCCCTCGCCGCGATGGCCGCCGTGCTGCGTCGCGTGGACGCCGACTACACGCTCGTCTACGTCGGTCGCAGCCGGGAGCGGATGGCGTACGTCGACGAGCTGGCCCGGCTGCACGGTGACCGGCTCCAGCTCCACGTCGACGCCGAACGGACGCCCCTCGACGTCGCCGGGCTGGTGGCCTCGATCGGCAGCCATCGGCTGGGCACGGCGACCGAGCTCTACATGTGCGGGCCGATCCGGCTGATGGACGCCGTACGACGGGAGTGGGACACCGCCGGCCTGCCGCCGGCCCACCTGCGCTTCGAGACCTTCGGCAACAGCGGCTGGTTCCTGCCCGAGGAGTTCGTGGTCACCATCCCCCAGCGAGCGGTGGAGGCGACCGTACGCAGCAACGAGACGATCCTCGAGGCGCTGACCCGCGCCGGTGTCGACCTGATGTACGACTGCCGAAAGGGCGAGTGCGGGCTGTGCCTGCTCGACGTCGAGCGGGTGGACGGCACCCTCGACCACCGCGACGTCTTCCTCAGCGGGGCCCAGAAGGCAGCCGGACGATCGATCTCGACCTGCGTCTCGCGGGTCGCCCGGACCGGCAGCTCGACCCCGACGCTGTCGCTGACCCTGCCCTAG
- a CDS encoding MFS transporter, protein MLAAFASLVSATQVLWLTFAPITEQAHEALGVSEGAIGDLAAANPLVYVLLAIPAGRWLDRRFGTAMLAGALCTGGGALLRLVDPSSYAMVLAGQLVVCVGQPLVLNASTKIAARYFPPGERTVAISVASAAQFAGILVAALTGRALVDAGGIELVVGVHAGFAAAAALAVVLALRVPAAVVAEAPRLESSSWLRHDRLMWLLAGLLFVGVGVFNAVATWLDAILTDLDRPGVGGALLAVMTVAGIGGAVLLPGLAARLNRRREVLVATSVTTVLAFVAIALVQDVLFVGAVLAVEGFVLLAGLPIALEWSELESGPGRDGTSTGFLLLAGNLGGVVFVLAVQVLIGNPYLALAAMAALALPGVILAARLPDHARSHLQDEDVTDEGARRATW, encoded by the coding sequence GTGCTGGCCGCCTTCGCGTCCCTGGTCAGTGCCACCCAGGTCCTCTGGCTGACCTTCGCCCCGATCACGGAGCAGGCCCACGAGGCCCTGGGTGTCTCCGAAGGTGCGATCGGTGACCTCGCCGCCGCCAACCCGCTCGTCTACGTGCTCCTCGCCATCCCGGCGGGCCGTTGGCTGGACCGACGTTTCGGCACCGCGATGCTCGCCGGGGCCTTGTGCACCGGAGGTGGCGCGCTCCTGCGCCTCGTCGACCCGTCGTCGTACGCCATGGTCCTGGCCGGCCAGCTGGTCGTGTGCGTCGGCCAGCCACTCGTCCTCAACGCGAGCACGAAGATCGCCGCCCGCTACTTCCCGCCGGGCGAGCGGACCGTCGCCATCTCCGTGGCCAGCGCGGCGCAGTTCGCAGGCATCCTCGTCGCGGCTCTCACCGGACGGGCGCTGGTCGACGCCGGCGGCATCGAGCTCGTTGTCGGCGTGCATGCAGGCTTCGCGGCGGCCGCCGCGCTCGCCGTCGTGCTCGCTCTGCGGGTTCCTGCCGCCGTGGTGGCCGAGGCCCCGAGGCTGGAGTCCTCCAGCTGGTTGCGCCACGACCGGCTGATGTGGCTGCTCGCCGGTCTCCTCTTCGTCGGAGTCGGCGTCTTCAACGCCGTGGCGACGTGGCTCGACGCGATCCTCACCGACCTCGACCGGCCCGGCGTGGGGGGAGCGCTCCTCGCGGTCATGACCGTCGCCGGGATCGGCGGCGCCGTCCTGCTCCCGGGCCTCGCAGCCAGGCTCAACCGCCGTCGGGAGGTACTTGTGGCGACGTCGGTGACCACGGTGCTCGCCTTCGTCGCGATCGCCCTGGTGCAGGACGTGTTGTTCGTCGGGGCAGTCCTGGCCGTCGAGGGCTTCGTGCTCCTCGCCGGGCTGCCGATCGCGCTCGAGTGGTCCGAGCTCGAGTCCGGGCCCGGCCGGGACGGGACCTCGACCGGGTTCCTGCTGCTGGCGGGAAATCTCGGTGGCGTCGTGTTCGTGCTGGCGGTGCAGGTGCTGATCGGCAACCCCTACCTCGCCCTCGCCGCGATGGCTGCGCTGGCTCTGCCGGGAGTGATCCTCGCGGCCCGCCTGCCCGACCACGCGCGCTCCCACCTCCAGGACGAGGACGTGACTGACGAGGGGGCCCGACGGGCGACGTGGTGA
- a CDS encoding alpha/beta hydrolase fold domain-containing protein, with product MSLLTNPRMAALAARAMQGAVGLGARRATAVAHDRWPELPRTTRELRIPTSVGSAAAVVYLPATDGPSPVHVNFHGGGYVLPSTELDDPLCRFLAAEAGVTVVNVDYVVAPQHPFPAAPHQAYEVVRWVAEHGGDQGWDGARLTIGGQSAGGGLAAAVARLALERGGPRLALQVLHYPPLDLATSAKDKSAVAERPMLRPWMAEVFDGSYVPDARQRADRLVSPANPADTADLTGIAPAVVITAELDLLRDEGDRYAERLRRAGALVHHHVVQGADHAYDGNDDDLARRVYDLIAARVRDAVAA from the coding sequence ATGTCGCTCCTCACGAACCCACGCATGGCGGCGCTGGCGGCCAGGGCGATGCAGGGCGCCGTGGGGCTCGGCGCACGTCGCGCCACCGCCGTCGCCCACGACCGGTGGCCCGAGCTGCCGCGGACGACCCGCGAGCTCAGGATCCCCACTTCCGTCGGCTCGGCGGCCGCCGTGGTCTACCTGCCCGCGACCGACGGACCCTCGCCCGTGCACGTCAACTTCCACGGAGGCGGCTACGTCCTGCCGTCGACCGAGCTCGACGACCCGCTGTGCCGCTTCCTGGCGGCCGAGGCGGGGGTGACCGTGGTCAACGTCGACTACGTCGTCGCACCCCAGCACCCGTTCCCTGCCGCGCCCCACCAGGCCTACGAGGTCGTCCGATGGGTCGCCGAGCACGGCGGCGACCAGGGCTGGGACGGGGCGCGCCTCACGATCGGCGGGCAGAGCGCCGGAGGTGGCCTCGCTGCGGCCGTGGCCCGCCTGGCCCTCGAGCGCGGCGGGCCCCGGCTCGCGCTGCAGGTCCTGCACTACCCGCCGCTCGACCTCGCGACGAGCGCCAAGGACAAGTCGGCAGTCGCCGAGCGACCGATGCTGCGACCGTGGATGGCGGAGGTCTTCGACGGCTCCTACGTCCCCGATGCCCGGCAACGCGCGGACCGCCTGGTCTCCCCCGCCAACCCGGCCGACACCGCCGACCTCACCGGCATCGCCCCCGCGGTCGTGATCACGGCCGAGCTCGACCTGCTCCGGGACGAGGGCGACCGGTACGCCGAGCGGCTCCGACGGGCCGGCGCGCTCGTCCACCACCACGTGGTCCAGGGTGCCGATCACGCCTACGACGGCAACGACGACGACCTGGCTCGCCGGGTCTACGACCTGATCGCCGCGCGGGTGCGTGACGCCGTCGCGGCGTAG
- a CDS encoding aromatic ring-hydroxylating oxygenase subunit alpha, which produces MAELMAGGRVAAKIFPHPLNAWYAVAWDHEVTAKALMSRTVAGKPMALYRTRDGRPVALADACWHRLAPLSMGKLVGDDEVQCPYHGLRFNSAGRCTAMPAQETINPSAMVPSYPVVERHRYLWVWPGDMTLADPDLIPDMHQMDDPEWAGDGLMIEAPCNYQLILDNLMDLTHEEFVHGSSIGQEELSESEFRTRLEDDGSVTVERWMLDVEPPPFWRKNIRDRFPDFTGRVDRWQIIHYYAPSTICIDVGVARAGTGAPQGDRSQGVNGYVMNTITPETDRTSHYFWAFMRNYRLDSQLITTQLREGVKGVFAEDEAMLAAQQAAIDANPDHEFYSLNIDAGGMWVRRILDRMLQTEGRAPVGSAAGSPVGSAR; this is translated from the coding sequence ATGGCCGAGCTGATGGCGGGCGGGAGGGTGGCGGCGAAGATCTTCCCGCACCCGCTGAACGCCTGGTACGCCGTCGCGTGGGACCACGAGGTCACCGCCAAGGCTCTGATGTCGCGCACCGTGGCGGGCAAGCCGATGGCGCTCTACCGCACCCGGGACGGTCGCCCGGTCGCGCTCGCCGACGCCTGCTGGCACCGGCTCGCCCCGCTCTCGATGGGCAAGCTGGTCGGCGACGACGAGGTGCAGTGCCCCTACCACGGCCTGCGGTTCAACTCGGCCGGTCGCTGCACCGCGATGCCGGCGCAGGAGACCATCAACCCGTCCGCGATGGTGCCGTCCTACCCCGTCGTGGAGCGCCACCGCTACCTGTGGGTGTGGCCCGGCGACATGACGCTGGCCGACCCCGACCTGATCCCGGACATGCACCAGATGGACGACCCCGAGTGGGCCGGCGACGGCCTGATGATCGAGGCGCCGTGCAACTACCAGCTGATCCTCGACAACCTGATGGACCTCACCCACGAGGAGTTCGTGCACGGCAGCAGCATCGGGCAGGAGGAGCTCAGCGAGTCGGAGTTCCGCACCCGGCTCGAGGACGACGGCTCCGTGACCGTCGAGCGGTGGATGCTCGACGTCGAGCCCCCGCCGTTCTGGCGCAAGAACATCCGCGACCGGTTCCCCGACTTCACCGGCCGCGTCGACCGCTGGCAGATCATCCACTACTACGCGCCCTCGACGATCTGCATCGACGTCGGCGTCGCCCGGGCCGGCACCGGCGCGCCGCAGGGCGACCGCAGCCAGGGCGTCAACGGCTACGTGATGAACACGATCACCCCCGAGACCGACCGCACGTCCCACTACTTCTGGGCGTTCATGCGCAACTACCGCCTCGACAGCCAGCTGATCACCACCCAGCTCCGCGAGGGCGTGAAGGGCGTCTTCGCCGAGGACGAGGCGATGCTCGCCGCCCAGCAGGCCGCGATCGACGCCAACCCCGACCACGAGTTCTACAGCCTCAACATCGACGCCGGCGGCATGTGGGTACGCAGGATCCTCGACCGGATGCTCCAGACCGAGGGCCGCGCCCCAGTCGGATCGGCTGCCGGGTCGCCGGTCGGGTCGGCGCGATGA
- a CDS encoding MaoC family dehydratase, giving the protein MTTIAHPKDLLTMIGEDLGTSAWCDVSQDRINLFADATDDHQWIHVDVERATDGPFGGPIAHGYLTLSLLIPLWTEILVIEEIDMAVNYGLNKVRFPAPVPAGSRVRLSTSLADAEEVAGGGIQATIDAVMRAEGIDKPICIAQMVHRYYKA; this is encoded by the coding sequence ATGACCACGATCGCCCATCCCAAGGACCTGCTGACGATGATCGGCGAGGACCTCGGCACCAGCGCCTGGTGCGACGTGTCCCAGGATCGGATCAACCTGTTCGCCGACGCCACCGACGACCACCAATGGATCCACGTCGACGTCGAGCGGGCCACGGACGGCCCCTTCGGCGGACCGATCGCCCACGGCTACCTCACGCTGTCGCTGCTGATCCCGCTCTGGACCGAGATCCTCGTCATCGAGGAGATCGACATGGCCGTCAACTACGGCCTCAACAAGGTGCGTTTCCCCGCGCCGGTGCCTGCGGGCTCCCGCGTCCGGCTGAGCACCTCGCTCGCGGACGCCGAGGAGGTCGCCGGTGGCGGGATCCAGGCCACCATCGACGCCGTCATGCGCGCCGAGGGCATCGACAAGCCGATCTGCATCGCGCAGATGGTCCACCGCTACTACAAGGCGTGA
- a CDS encoding amidohydrolase family protein, whose product MPEPYTSRIDVSVLTAIDVHTHAETDGCGHYSLPENLRAGADRYFGVDGGGPPDLDQLAAYYRERRMAAVVFTVDAESALGHTRIANEAVVEGASRNADVLIPFASIDPAKGRAGVREARRLVEELGVRGFKFHPSVQAFYPDDRAAYPLYEVLEELGVPALFHSGQTGIGSGLPGGGGIRLKYSNPLHLDDVAVDFPDLTIVIAHPSFPWQDEALAVASHKPKVYIDLSGWSPKYFPPQLVRYANSLLKHKVLFGSDFPLISPDRWLADFDELEIKDEVRPLVLKDNAVAALGLGAPS is encoded by the coding sequence GTGCCCGAGCCCTACACCTCCCGGATCGACGTCTCGGTCCTGACGGCGATCGACGTGCACACGCACGCCGAGACCGACGGGTGCGGACACTACTCGCTCCCGGAGAACCTCCGCGCGGGCGCCGACCGCTACTTCGGGGTCGACGGCGGCGGGCCGCCCGACCTCGACCAGCTCGCCGCCTACTACCGCGAGCGCCGGATGGCGGCGGTGGTCTTCACGGTCGACGCCGAGTCCGCTCTCGGCCACACCCGGATCGCCAACGAGGCCGTGGTCGAGGGTGCCAGCCGCAACGCCGACGTGCTGATCCCGTTCGCCAGCATCGACCCGGCCAAGGGCCGCGCAGGTGTGCGGGAGGCGCGGCGGCTCGTCGAGGAGCTCGGGGTGCGCGGCTTCAAGTTCCACCCCAGCGTGCAGGCGTTCTACCCCGACGACCGCGCGGCCTACCCCCTCTACGAGGTGCTCGAGGAGCTCGGCGTGCCGGCCCTCTTCCACAGCGGGCAGACCGGCATCGGGTCCGGGCTCCCGGGCGGAGGAGGGATCCGGCTGAAGTACTCCAACCCTCTCCACCTCGACGACGTCGCCGTCGACTTCCCCGACCTGACCATCGTCATCGCGCACCCGTCGTTCCCCTGGCAGGACGAGGCGCTCGCGGTCGCGTCGCACAAGCCGAAGGTCTACATCGACCTGTCCGGGTGGTCGCCGAAGTACTTCCCCCCGCAGCTCGTGCGCTACGCCAACAGCCTGCTCAAGCACAAGGTGCTGTTCGGCTCGGACTTCCCGCTGATCTCGCCCGACCGGTGGCTGGCCGACTTCGACGAGCTCGAGATCAAGGACGAGGTGCGGCCCCTGGTCCTCAAGGACAACGCGGTCGCGGCGCTGGGCCTCGGAGCACCGTCGTGA
- a CDS encoding acyl-CoA synthetase, with protein sequence MIGPGIGSWPARRARMNPSTVALCTDTEELTYTELAGRVEHTAARLRELGVSHGTRVAYLGPNSIDTWVCFFATARAGGIFVSLNIRLAAPEIGYMLADSGSHLLVHGPECAELAAAAEPVEHGVARVVPAADLRPSGPPGAAAGSPYAIVEGEPVELDDPVLILYTSGTTGRPKGAVLTHGNLTWNTVNQLAHVDVLSTDVALCVAPLFHVTGLGQVSMPTLLKGGTVVVVPKFDAGAFLALIARRRATGFSAVPTMLQMMCEHPDWVSADLSSLRYVIYGGSPIAAQVAQAWLDRGVVVQQGYGMTEASPGVFMALPDGAASRPVSAGVPHFFTDVRLDAEGEPVVGAGRGELLVRGPHVFAGYWGRPEETAQVVEDGWYRSGDVVRIEDDGWAYVVDRVKDMIISGGENIYPAEVEMAIAELSDVTAAAVVAVPDATWGEVGCAYVVLRTGADLDEIALRAHLEQRLARYKIPRYVELCDELPRNATGKVLRSVLRERALLDHPAAP encoded by the coding sequence GTGATCGGCCCCGGCATCGGCAGCTGGCCCGCTCGCCGGGCGAGGATGAACCCGTCCACGGTGGCCCTCTGCACCGACACCGAGGAGCTCACCTACACCGAGCTCGCCGGCCGGGTCGAGCACACTGCGGCGCGCCTGCGCGAGCTCGGCGTGTCGCACGGCACCAGGGTCGCCTACCTCGGCCCCAACAGCATCGACACCTGGGTCTGCTTCTTCGCCACCGCCCGCGCCGGGGGCATCTTCGTCTCGCTCAACATCCGCCTGGCCGCGCCCGAGATCGGCTACATGCTCGCCGACAGCGGCAGCCACCTGCTCGTCCACGGCCCGGAGTGCGCGGAGCTCGCGGCAGCCGCCGAGCCGGTCGAGCACGGCGTCGCCCGGGTGGTGCCCGCCGCCGACCTCCGGCCCTCGGGCCCGCCGGGGGCCGCGGCCGGGTCGCCGTACGCGATCGTCGAGGGCGAGCCGGTCGAGCTCGACGACCCGGTCCTGATCCTCTACACCTCCGGGACCACCGGCCGTCCCAAGGGCGCCGTCCTCACCCACGGCAACCTCACCTGGAACACGGTCAACCAGCTCGCCCACGTCGACGTGCTGAGCACCGACGTCGCGCTGTGCGTGGCGCCGCTCTTCCACGTCACCGGCCTCGGCCAGGTCTCGATGCCGACCCTGCTCAAGGGGGGCACCGTCGTGGTCGTGCCCAAGTTCGACGCGGGCGCCTTCCTCGCGTTGATCGCCCGTCGACGTGCCACCGGCTTCTCGGCCGTCCCGACCATGCTGCAGATGATGTGCGAGCACCCCGACTGGGTGTCTGCCGACCTGTCCTCGCTGCGCTACGTGATCTACGGCGGCTCGCCGATCGCCGCGCAGGTCGCGCAGGCCTGGCTCGACCGCGGCGTCGTCGTCCAGCAGGGCTACGGCATGACCGAGGCCTCGCCCGGCGTGTTCATGGCTCTTCCCGACGGCGCTGCGTCACGGCCCGTCTCGGCCGGCGTGCCGCACTTCTTCACCGACGTCCGGCTGGACGCCGAGGGCGAGCCGGTCGTCGGAGCCGGGCGTGGTGAGCTGCTGGTGCGTGGTCCCCACGTCTTCGCCGGCTACTGGGGCCGGCCGGAGGAGACGGCGCAGGTCGTCGAGGACGGCTGGTACCGCTCCGGTGACGTCGTGCGGATCGAGGACGACGGCTGGGCCTACGTCGTCGACCGGGTCAAGGACATGATCATCTCCGGCGGCGAGAACATCTATCCCGCCGAGGTCGAGATGGCGATCGCCGAGCTCAGCGACGTCACGGCTGCGGCCGTCGTGGCAGTGCCGGACGCGACGTGGGGGGAGGTCGGCTGTGCCTACGTCGTGCTCCGGACGGGCGCCGACCTCGATGAGATCGCGTTGCGCGCCCACCTCGAGCAGCGGCTCGCGCGCTACAAGATCCCGCGCTACGTCGAGCTGTGCGACGAGCTGCCGCGCAACGCCACCGGGAAGGTCCTGCGCTCCGTGCTGCGCGAGCGGGCCCTCCTGGACCACCCCGCGGCCCCATGA
- a CDS encoding SDR family NAD(P)-dependent oxidoreductase, protein MSFDFRDKVVVVTGGAGDIGTAFATLAVGRGADVVVVDIDPRRASRTAEGLSRPGTPIAGDLTDRAFVDALVETVEERFGRIDVLVNNVGMTSTARFDVRSVESIEHELAVNLVSPLVLTRLAIPLLRRSQDPRVVTTVSLAGIFPQGETPIYAASKFGLRGAMLSIGLDLRAKGIRAGSVLPSAVDTRMLQQEAIDGGNSLQFQNPPQQPADVVRAMVSLLDRPRLEVYPRRGESVLTRVTMLAPNLLPRLLPLFRGKGERGQDRYLHTLERRGLVRRDGGRWDWVEAERV, encoded by the coding sequence GTGAGCTTCGACTTCCGCGACAAGGTGGTGGTGGTCACCGGGGGCGCGGGCGACATCGGCACGGCGTTCGCCACCCTTGCCGTCGGCCGTGGAGCCGATGTCGTCGTGGTGGACATCGACCCCCGCCGGGCGTCGCGGACCGCCGAGGGGTTGTCGCGTCCGGGCACCCCGATCGCCGGCGACCTGACCGACCGGGCATTCGTCGACGCGCTCGTCGAGACCGTCGAAGAACGCTTCGGGCGCATCGACGTCCTCGTGAACAACGTCGGCATGACCAGCACGGCGCGGTTCGACGTACGTTCGGTGGAGAGCATCGAGCACGAGCTCGCGGTCAACCTCGTCTCGCCCCTGGTGCTGACCCGCCTCGCGATCCCACTGCTGCGACGGTCGCAGGACCCGCGGGTGGTCACGACCGTCTCCCTGGCAGGGATCTTCCCGCAGGGGGAGACGCCGATCTACGCCGCCTCCAAGTTCGGCCTGCGGGGCGCGATGCTGTCGATCGGCCTGGACCTCCGGGCGAAGGGGATCAGGGCAGGATCCGTCCTGCCGTCGGCCGTGGACACCCGGATGCTGCAGCAGGAGGCGATCGACGGCGGCAACAGCCTGCAGTTCCAGAACCCCCCGCAGCAGCCCGCAGACGTGGTTCGGGCGATGGTCTCGCTGCTCGATCGCCCACGGCTGGAGGTCTACCCCCGGCGTGGGGAGTCCGTGCTCACGCGCGTGACGATGCTCGCCCCCAACCTGCTGCCGAGGTTGCTGCCGTTGTTCCGGGGCAAGGGCGAACGCGGACAGGACCGCTACCTGCACACCCTCGAGCGCCGGGGACTGGTGCGCCGGGACGGCGGCCGGTGGGACTGGGTGGAGGCAGAGCGTGTCTGA
- a CDS encoding aldehyde dehydrogenase family protein: MSAASELITVRRPADGTPIFTYRAVDEQGVREAVAVAGQAAPAWAALHPRTRGESMTELARLMERDADLLAGLDSEDGGKPITDCVTGDVPAAIESIRWFAESADKVTGSVAPTDDTALGITTRHPVGVAAALLPWNYPLAMAAWKIGPALAAGNCLLLKPAEATPRSVQHLAALAAEAGLPTGVLTVLPGHGAVTGRALAEDPRVRAISFTGSQATGRQVLAGAAVSNFKRVSLEMGGKSPQILMRDALSFGEELFEEMAVAAFLSSGQNCTAGSRIHVDASIFDEVVAGLVAVADKLVLGDPSDARTQMGPLINHAALERAESAVSDAVAGGAEVVTGGSAVPIVPGGSYLPATVVVNAPRDGALSNEEVFAPVVTVSPFRDEDEVIALANESEYGLAASVWSRDVDTALRVARRVEAGVVSVNCYSEGDITTPFGGWKQSGFGGAEKSVAALDQWTVPKVTWLRTRTAPSTAPGTAQASRP; this comes from the coding sequence ATGTCGGCAGCGTCCGAGCTCATCACGGTGCGGCGCCCCGCGGACGGGACCCCCATCTTCACCTACCGCGCGGTCGACGAGCAGGGCGTACGCGAGGCGGTCGCCGTGGCTGGGCAAGCAGCCCCAGCATGGGCCGCCCTGCACCCCCGGACCCGGGGCGAGTCGATGACCGAGCTGGCCCGGCTGATGGAGCGCGACGCGGACCTGCTCGCCGGGCTCGACTCCGAGGACGGCGGCAAGCCGATCACCGACTGCGTCACCGGCGACGTCCCGGCCGCCATCGAGTCGATCCGCTGGTTCGCCGAATCCGCGGACAAGGTGACCGGGTCGGTCGCGCCGACCGACGACACCGCGCTGGGCATCACCACCCGACACCCGGTCGGTGTGGCCGCTGCGCTCCTGCCCTGGAACTACCCGCTGGCGATGGCCGCGTGGAAGATCGGGCCCGCCCTGGCGGCCGGGAACTGCCTCCTCCTCAAGCCGGCCGAGGCCACCCCTCGATCGGTGCAGCACCTGGCCGCGCTCGCGGCCGAGGCCGGCCTGCCGACCGGTGTGCTCACCGTGCTGCCCGGCCATGGAGCGGTGACGGGGCGCGCGCTGGCCGAGGACCCCCGGGTCCGCGCGATCTCGTTCACCGGGTCGCAGGCGACGGGAAGGCAGGTCCTGGCGGGTGCCGCGGTCTCGAACTTCAAGCGCGTGTCGCTGGAGATGGGCGGCAAGAGCCCGCAGATCCTGATGCGCGACGCACTCTCGTTCGGCGAGGAGCTGTTCGAGGAGATGGCGGTCGCTGCCTTCCTCAGCAGCGGCCAGAACTGCACCGCTGGTTCGCGCATCCACGTCGACGCGTCGATCTTCGACGAGGTCGTCGCCGGTCTCGTCGCCGTCGCCGACAAGCTGGTCCTCGGAGACCCGTCCGACGCCCGTACGCAGATGGGGCCGCTGATCAACCACGCCGCACTCGAGCGCGCCGAGTCCGCGGTGAGCGATGCCGTCGCGGGCGGAGCCGAGGTGGTCACCGGCGGGTCGGCGGTGCCGATCGTGCCCGGAGGAAGCTATCTGCCCGCCACTGTCGTGGTGAACGCGCCTCGTGATGGCGCCTTGTCGAACGAGGAGGTCTTCGCACCCGTCGTCACGGTGTCACCCTTCCGTGACGAGGACGAGGTGATCGCTCTGGCCAACGAGTCCGAGTACGGGCTCGCGGCCTCGGTGTGGTCCCGCGACGTCGACACCGCGCTTCGGGTCGCCCGGCGAGTGGAGGCGGGCGTCGTGTCGGTCAACTGCTACAGCGAGGGAGACATCACCACGCCGTTCGGCGGCTGGAAGCAGTCCGGCTTCGGGGGAGCGGAGAAGTCGGTCGCGGCCCTCGACCAGTGGACGGTGCCCAAGGTGACCTGGCTGCGCACTCGCACGGCACCCAGCACGGCACCCGGCACGGCTCAGGCTTCCCGGCCATGA
- a CDS encoding alpha/beta hydrolase — MSTPPMTFDYDPELAPWAPAFAQLSFADIPAARAGEAELLAALPPYESAVPLAVDELLLPGPDTAPEVRVRRYAPTSQDGPLPALLYVHGGGFVVGSLDLYDADCRRYAAEVGAVVFSVDYRLAPENPFPAVLEDCFAALTWVADNAAELGVDPDRIGIGGESAGGGISAGVALLARDRGGPRLCVQFLGISELDDRLATRSMRTLGAESIPVTTLANMEISWDAYLGPGVRGTDDVSPYAAPARATDLAGLPPALVTAYELDALRDEDIAYAQQLMSAGVPTELHVYSGAFHACTWLSQAVLSQKILGDVVDGLRRRLHSPVAEAV; from the coding sequence GTGAGCACTCCACCGATGACCTTCGACTACGACCCCGAGCTCGCCCCCTGGGCCCCGGCCTTCGCCCAGCTGTCCTTCGCGGACATCCCCGCAGCCCGCGCAGGCGAGGCAGAGCTGCTGGCGGCGCTGCCGCCGTACGAGTCGGCCGTCCCGCTCGCAGTCGACGAGCTCCTCCTCCCCGGTCCCGACACGGCGCCGGAGGTGCGGGTGCGTCGCTACGCTCCGACGAGCCAGGACGGTCCCCTGCCGGCACTCCTCTACGTCCACGGAGGCGGGTTCGTCGTCGGCAGCCTGGATCTCTACGACGCCGACTGCCGCCGGTACGCTGCCGAGGTCGGTGCCGTGGTGTTCTCCGTCGACTACCGCCTCGCCCCGGAGAATCCCTTCCCGGCAGTGCTCGAGGACTGCTTCGCGGCCCTGACCTGGGTGGCGGACAACGCAGCCGAGCTCGGGGTGGACCCCGACCGGATCGGGATCGGCGGCGAGAGCGCCGGAGGCGGCATCTCGGCCGGCGTCGCGCTGCTCGCCCGCGACCGCGGCGGTCCGCGCCTGTGCGTGCAGTTCCTCGGGATCTCCGAGCTGGACGACCGCCTCGCCACCAGGTCGATGCGCACGCTCGGGGCGGAGAGCATCCCCGTCACGACGCTCGCGAACATGGAGATCAGCTGGGACGCCTACCTGGGACCGGGCGTGCGCGGGACCGACGACGTGTCGCCGTACGCCGCACCGGCACGCGCCACCGACCTGGCCGGCCTGCCGCCCGCCCTGGTCACGGCATACGAGCTCGACGCGCTCCGCGACGAGGACATCGCCTACGCCCAGCAGCTGATGTCGGCAGGGGTGCCGACCGAGCTGCACGTGTACTCCGGGGCGTTCCACGCGTGCACCTGGCTCTCGCAGGCCGTGCTCTCCCAGAAGATCCTCGGCGACGTGGTCGACGGGCTGCGCCGCCGACTGCACTCGCCGGTCGCCGAGGCGGTGTGA